From Thamnophis elegans isolate rThaEle1 chromosome 12, rThaEle1.pri, whole genome shotgun sequence, one genomic window encodes:
- the PNRC2 gene encoding proline-rich nuclear receptor coactivator 2 produces MGGGERFSVPSVQSRNATKSHQQLNNRKKSKDQNSHMKKIHKKERGHGCNPSSVAWQAMHNEGKTTVHFQTNQTWNPALSHSLFMPQTNQNYAGAKFSEPPSPSVLPKPPSHWVTVSFNPADKEIMTFQLKTLLKVQA; encoded by the coding sequence ATGGGAGGTGGAGAAAGATTCAGTGTTCCATCTGTCCAGTCCAGAAATGCTACCAAGAGCCATCAACAACTGAATAATAGAAAAAAGAGTAAAGATCAGAATTCCCATATGAAGAAAATTcacaagaaagagagaggacaTGGCTGCAACCCATCATCTGTAGCATGGCAGGCCATGCACAATGAAGGAAAAACCACAGTGCATTTCCAAACCAACCAGACTTGGAATCCAGCTTTATCCCACTCACTTTTCATGCCTCAAACCAACCAAAACTATGCTGGAGCAAAATTCAGTGAGCCACCATCCCCAAGTGTTCTTCCTAAACCACCAAGCCACTGGGTAACTGTTTCATTTAACCCTGCTGATAAAGAAATCATGACTTTTCAACTTAAGACCTTACTGAAAGTACAGGCTTAA